TCATCCTCAACGCGGACTCGCCTTTGCAGGAGTACTTCCTCGAGGGCTACTACGCCGGCGACGGCCTGAAGAGGGGCAAGGGCGAGAGCATCAAGACGAACAGCGCAGTGCTCGCTCAGGGGCTTGTATGCCTCTACCACTCGCTCGACCAACCCGCGTCCGTGTACGTGGAGCAGCGCGCCGGGAAGTGCTACTACCAGCTCAACCTCGCGTCGCGGGCGTCGGTCTACAGCGGCAAGGGCGCGCACCTGCGGAAGCCGCCGCAGGAGGTTCGACGCATCATCCCGGCGGAGGTCGACGACGACGAGTGGGTGTTCGACATCGAGACTGAGGCCGGGGTTTTCAACGCCGGTGTGGGCCGGCTTGTGGTGCACAACTCGCCGCGTCGCGGGCTGGAGTTCGTCACCCGCAAGGTCACCCACACAGCGGCCGCGATCAAGCTCGGCCTCGCCGATGAGCTCGCGCTCGGCAACATGGACGCACAGCGCGACTGGGGCTATGCCAAGGACTACGTCGAGGCGATGTGGATGATGCTCCAGCAGGACGAGCCGGACGACTACGTGATCGCCACCGGCGAGGCGCACAGCGTGCGCGAGCTGGTGGACATCGCCTTCGCCCACCTCGATCTCGACCCGGACGACTATGTGCGGATCGATCCGCGCTTCATGCGTCCCGCCGAGGTGGACCACCTGATCGGCGACTACTCCAAGGCGAAGGAGAAGCTGGGCTGGGAGCCCCGCACGAGCTTCGAGGAGCTCGTGAAGCTCATGGTCGACTCCGACCTGGAGCTCCTGCGCAGCGGAGTGCCCACGCAGCAGGCGGGTTGACGTGACGCGAGTGCTCGTGACCGGCGGCGCCGGCACGATCGGCACCGCGGTGGTGAAGCGGCTGCTGCGCGAGGACGGCATCGACGTGCGCGTGTCCGATCAGCGCACGCCGCCCGACTGGATGCGCGACGCGTGCGAGGTTCACACGGGCGACCTTCGCGACCACGCCGAGGCGCGCGACGCCGCGCGCGGCTGCTCGCGCGTGATCCATCTCGCCGCGATCGTGGGCGGCATCGCCAACTTCCACAAGCTGCCGCACACGCTCCTCGAGGTGAACACGGGCCTCTACAACGCCGTGTTCCGCGCGGCGCTGGAGGAGCGCGTCGACCGCCTTGTGTACGTGTCGTCGTCGATGGTGTTCGAGCGCGCCACGCAGTACCCCACAACCGAGGCGCACATCGCGGACACGCCGATCCCGCAGTCGGCGTACGGGTTTTCGAAGCTCGCGGGCGAGGTCTACTGCCACGCGCTGCACGACGAGCACGGGCTGCCCTTCACCATCTGCCGCCCATTCAACGCCTACGGCCCCGGCGAGATGCCCGAGGACGAGCCGGGCATCGCCCACATGGTGCCGGACGTGATCCGCAAGGTTCTGTCGGGTCAGAAGCCGCTCCAGATCTTCGGCTCGGGCGAGCAGACGCGGACGATCACGCACGTGGACGACATCGCCGACGGCATCGTCACCGCGATGTCGCACCCGGCGGCCGAGAACGAGGACTTCAACATCTCCGCCAAGGAGGAGATGACGGTGGCCGAGATCGCGCGCGTGATCTGGGAGGAGTGCGGCCGGGCGCCCGAGGACTTCGAGCTCGAGCACCTGCCCACGTTCGAGGTGGACGTGCAGCGCCGCTGGCCGTCGGTGAGGAAGGCGCGCGAGCTCCTCGGCTGGGAGGCGAAGATCGGCGTGCGCGAGGGGATCGCGCAGACGATCGGGTGGCTGCGCGAGCAGGACGGCGTGCCCAGCGGGGATTGACTCGCTCGCGCCGGCCGATTTACGGTTGGGGCAAGGCTCGCAACCAAAAGGAGGCCCCCTTTGGCAAGTCCGCCTGTGCATCTTCTGCCCCACGTGCTCAAGGCCGGCGGCGTCCCTGCAGTGATCGGAGCCGTAGCCGCCGGGATCCTGTCGTTCCCGCAGAGCGAGACCTCGATCAACTCTCTGGGACTGGCCGTGACCACCTACCACAGCACCCTGACCGGCTCTGGGCTCACGGCTGAGGCGGCCGTGTTCGCGATGATTGGCTGCGTGATCGTCG
The sequence above is drawn from the Thermoleophilaceae bacterium genome and encodes:
- a CDS encoding NAD(P)-dependent oxidoreductase, whose protein sequence is MTRVLVTGGAGTIGTAVVKRLLREDGIDVRVSDQRTPPDWMRDACEVHTGDLRDHAEARDAARGCSRVIHLAAIVGGIANFHKLPHTLLEVNTGLYNAVFRAALEERVDRLVYVSSSMVFERATQYPTTEAHIADTPIPQSAYGFSKLAGEVYCHALHDEHGLPFTICRPFNAYGPGEMPEDEPGIAHMVPDVIRKVLSGQKPLQIFGSGEQTRTITHVDDIADGIVTAMSHPAAENEDFNISAKEEMTVAEIARVIWEECGRAPEDFELEHLPTFEVDVQRRWPSVRKARELLGWEAKIGVREGIAQTIGWLREQDGVPSGD